In Primulina huaijiensis isolate GDHJ02 chromosome 4, ASM1229523v2, whole genome shotgun sequence, a genomic segment contains:
- the LOC140975163 gene encoding SKP1-interacting partner 15: MDFSPFNMLPQETIHQIFAHLPLRQISAAKCVCKALHSALSSPAFLHLLRAQTSPLFLLSLKPSNRHVSPHPTLHAFDPSSNQWLRFSLSFLPFSSLHPITSSHGLLYLWGSQPTSQGSCTTLAQSSQKALVVCNPLTSQYRILPQLGSAWSRHGSVLAGSLSVVLVLTELAVLYYSENRSLKCDNLGSSVSNNWLKFSSNLPSKPRSPVLVSNFMLVLCDLGSPWRSQWAMFKTEIGSADKIQHWIRMEKREWGDIFDILRRPRLVKAGNEKKLYMVGGLKSSYVLQSACSTILILRLDLESLEWEEAGRMPVEMYRCFLKSSKFKVFGGGDKICFSAKRVGRLALWEENADGKAEWRWAEDVPVGGDGLCRGFVFEARLEAAP; the protein is encoded by the coding sequence ATGGATTTCTCCCCCTTCAATATGCTCCCTCAAGAAACTATCCACCAGATCTTCGCCCACCTGCCCCTCCGCCAAATCTCCGCCGCCAAGTGCGTCTGCAAAGCCCTCCACTCCGCCCTCTCCTCCCCGGCGttcctccacctcctccgcgcccaAACCAGCCCGCTCTTCCTCCTCTCCCTCAAGCCCTCCAACCGCCACGTGTCCCCTCATCCGACCCTTCACGCCTTCGACCCTTCGTCCAACCAGTGGCTCAGATTCTCCCTCTCTTTCCTCCCCTTCTCCTCCCTCCACCCCATTACCTCCTCCCATGGCCTCCTCTACCTCTGGGGTTCGCAACCCACGTCGCAAGGTTCCTGTACCACCCTCGCGCAGAGTTCACAGAAAGCCCTGGTGGTCTGCAACCCTTTGACTAGCCAGTACAGGATCCTTCCTCAGCTTGGATCCGCTTGGTCCCGCCATGGATCTGTGCTAGCCGGCTCGCTCAGTGTAGTCCTAGTCCTCACGGAGCTTGCGGTTCTGTACTATTCCGAGAATCGGAGTCTAAAATGTGACAATTTAGGCTCCTCTGTGTCGAATAACTGGCTCAAATTTTCCTCTAATCTGCCGTCGAAGCCGCGAAGCCCGGTTTTAGTATCGAATTTTATGCTTGTGTTGTGTGATCTAGGCTCGCCTTGGAGGTCCCAATGGGCTATGTTCAAGACTGAGATTGGGAGTGCAGACAAAATCCAGCATTGGATTCGGATGGAAAAGCGCGAGTGGGGGGATATTTTTGACATTTTGAGACGGCCCCGGCTGGTGAAAGCTGGGAATGAGAAGAAACTGTACATGGTTGGGGGATTGAAGAGCTCCTACGTGCTGCAGAGCGCGTGTTCGACTATCTTGATATTAAGGTTGGACTTGGAGAGCCTCGAATGGGAGGAGGCAGGCAGAATGCCTGTGGAAATGTACAGGTGTTTCTTGAAAAGTAGTAAGTTTAAAGTGTTTGGTGGGGGTGATAAGATTTGTTTCTCGGCGAAAAGGGTTGGTAGATTGGCTCTGTGGGAAGAGAATGCGGATGGAAAGGCGGAGTGGAGGTGGGCTGAAGACGTTCCCGTCGGTGGAGACGGACTTTGCCGTGGATTCGTGTTCGAGGCGAGGCTCGAAGCTGCGCCGTGA
- the LOC140975861 gene encoding secreted RxLR effector protein 161-like, which translates to MLRRYLSNPGVEHWKAVKRVLRYLQRTKDYMLIYRRLNQLEIIGYTDSDFAGCQDSMKSMSGYIYLLAGGAISWKSAKQSLIASSTIAAEFVACYKASNHGIWLQNFVMGLRIVDGIERPLRLHCDNKSAVMYSNNNRSSTKSEHIDIKFLVVKERIQSGKLSIEHIATNSMVADPLTKGLPPKQFHEHTASMGVMSIEEIQF; encoded by the coding sequence ATGTTGAGACGATATTTAAGTAATCCAGGAGTGGAACATTGGAAAGCAGTCAAAAGGGTTTTACGGTACCTACAGAGAACAAAAGATTACATGCTCATATATCGGAGGTTAAATCAGCTTGAGATCATAGGGTATACTGACTCCGATTTTGCTGGATGCCAAGATAGTATGAAATCTATGTCGGGCTACATCTATCTCCTCGCTGGAGGTGCCATTTCTTGGAAGAGTGCTAAACAGTCACTTATAGCTTCTTCCACCATTGCAGCTGAGTTTGTAGCGTGTTATAAGGCATCCAATCATGGAATATGGCTGCAAAATTTTGTCATGGGACTGCGCATTGTTGATGGCATTGAAAGGCCACTAAGATTACATTGTGACAATAAATCAGCAGTTATGTATTCCAATAACAACAGGAGCTCGACGAAGTCAGAACACATTGACATCAAGTTTCTGGTTGTTAAAGAAAGAATTCAGAGTGGAAAGTTGTCTATTGAGCATATCGCTACAAACTCCATGGTTGCGGATCCGCTTACTAAGGGACTACCACCCAAACAGTTTCATGAGCACACTGCTAGTATGGGTGTTATGTCAATTGAGGAAATTCAGTTTTAG
- the LOC140975891 gene encoding uncharacterized protein has protein sequence MGTRTKGSNMASFIAMMAVMTLSLPLETNANYYHYSSPPPPPSPPPPPPHEKPYLYNSPPPPKKHYIYKSPPLYPPKIPYIHKSPPPPPPKEPHKHKAPPPPPPHKRHYVYKSPPPPPPKKHYVYKSPPHPPKEAPYIHKVPPPPPPPKKHHVHKSPPHPPKEAPYIHKVPPPPPPPKNHYIYYKSPPHPPKEAPYIHKVPPPPPPPKKHHVHKSPPHPPKEAPYIHKVPPPPPPPPKKHYVYKSPPHPPKEAPYINKVPPPPPPKKHHEHKPPHKIPCEHKSPPPPTNPYIHKSSPPPPIKPYVHKPPPPPPSPVYIYKSPPPPRPTEPYVHKSPPPSPHPTYKYYSPPPPPYHHHSYYSSPPPPHHN, from the coding sequence ATGGGAACAAGAACAAAGGGTTCTAACATGGCTTCCTTCATTGCCATGATGGCAGTAATGACCCTTTCTCTCCCTTTGGAAACCAATGCAAATTACTACCACTATTCGTCGCCTCCTCCGCCTCcgtcgccgccgccgccgccgcctcaCGAGAAACCCTATCTCTACAACTCCCCACCTCCTCCAAAGAAACATTATATATACAAGTCTCCACCACTATATCCACCAAAGATTCCATACATCCACAAatctcctccaccaccacctcccAAGGAGCCACACAAACACAAAgctcctccaccaccaccacctcacAAGAGGCATTATGTCTACAAGTCtcctccgccgccgccgccgaaAAAACATTATGTCTACAAGTCTCCACCACATCCTCCAAAAGAGGCGCCATATATACACAAGGTTccaccgccgccgccgccaccGAAAAAACATCATGTACATAAGTCTCCACCACATCCTCCAAAAGAGGCGCCATATATACACAAGGTTCCACCACCGCCGCCACCACCGAAAaaccattatatatattataagtcTCCACCACATCCTCCAAAAGAAGCGCCATATATACACAAGGTTCCACCACCGCCGCCGCCACCGAAAAAACATCATGTACATAAGTCTCCACCACATCCTCCAAAAGAGGCGCCATATATACACAAGGTTCCAccaccgccgccgccgccaccGAAAAAACATTATGTCTACAAGTCTCCACCACATCCTCCAAAAGAGGCGCCATATATAAACAAGGTTCCACCACCGCCGCCACCgaaaaaacatcatgaacacaaGCCACCTCATAAAATTCCTTGTGAGCACAAATCTCCACCACCTCCCACAAATCCATATATACACAAATCATCTCCTCCACCTCCCATAAAGCCGTATGTACACAAACCGCCTCCTCCTCCACCGTCCCCGGTATACATATACAAGTCTCCACCTCCACCTCGTCCCACAGAGCCATATGTACACAAATCGCCGCCTCCGTCGCCACACCCAACATACAAATATTATTCTCCACCTCCGCCGCCCTATCATCATCATTCTTATTACAGCTCTCCACCTCCTCCTCACCACAACTAA